The Bacteroides sp. AN502(2024) DNA segment ACAAAAGTGGCGATCATTGGGGACCGATTACGCAACACTCCATCATTCTGATGGTAGGAGCTGTGGTAGTCATATTTCTGCACAATGTTCCCTACAAATGGTTTCAGGTATTTCCGGTCTTTCTGTATCCGATCTCTCTGGTTCTACTGGCATTCGTTACGCTAATGGGAATAATCACGGGAGACCGTGTCAACGGGGCAGCCCGCTGGATGACCTTTATGGGATTACAGTTCCAGCCTTCGGAATTGGCAAAGATGGCGGTGATCATTGCCGTCTCATTCATCCTGTCGAAAAAACAGGACGAATACGGAGCTAACCCGAATGCCTTCAAACATATCATGATTCTCACCGGACTGGTATTCCTGCTCATCGCACCGGAAAACCTTTCGACAGCGATGCTACTCTTCGGAGTGGTATGCATGATGATGTTTATCGGACGGGTATCTGCCAAAAAGCTATTCGGGATGTTGGGGATATTGGGCGTTGTGGGCGTTGTTGTCGTAGGTATACTGATGGCTATTCCCGCCAAAACACTGCATAACACTCCGGGACTTCACCGTTTCGAAACGTGGCAGAACCGTTTTTCCGGTTTCTTTGAGAAGGAGGAAGTACCGGCCGCTAAATTTGATATTGACAAAGACGCACAGGTGGCGCATGCACACATCGCCATTGCTACCAGCCACGTAATCGGCAAAGGTCCGGGAAACTCGGTACAGCGTGACTTTCTTAGTCAGGCATTCTCCGATTTTATCTTTGCGATTGTAATTGAAGAAATGGGATTGATAGGAGGAATATTTGTGGTGTTCCTCTATCTATGGCTGTTGATGCGAGCCGGCCGAATCGCCCAGAAATGCGAGCGAACCTTCCCTGCCTTTCTCGTCATGGGTATCGCTCTGCTGTTGGTATCGCAGGCAATACTGAATATGATGGTCGCCGTCGGACTATTTCCCGTCACCGGACAACCCCTGCCCCTGATCAGCAAAGGAGGTACAAGTACGTTAATCAACTGCGCTTACATTGGTATGATACTAAGCGTAAGTCGATATACCGCTCATCTGGAGGAACAGAAAATGCACGATGCACAGATCCAACTGCAAATAGAGGCGGATGCAGTCACAGACTCCGAGGCACAGACTGCAGCCGAACCGACAGCACAGATCCTGAACAGCGATGCCAAGTTTGAGGATGAGCATGACAGCAGTAACAATGAACGGTAAATGCCGGGAAAGGACAGAAAAAAACAGCATGATGGAACAAAAACTTAAAATTATCATCAGCGGTGGAGGAACAGGAGGACATATCTTCCCTGCCGTTTCTATCGCAAACGCTATAATAGAGCTACGCCCCGACACTGAAATCCTCTTTGTAGGCGCTGAAGGACGTATGGAGATGCAACGGGTTCCCGATGCAGGCTACCGGATTATCGGACTTCCGATAGCCGGATTCGATCGCAAATGCTTATGGAAAAATGTAGCTGTATTGATTAAACTGATGCGCAGCCAGTGGAAAGCCCGCAAAGTAATCAAAGACTTCCGTCCACAAGTGGCGGTAGGTGTAGGCGGATATGCAAGCGGACCGACACTAAAGACTGCCGGAATGATGGGAGTACCGACATTAATCCAGGAACAAAACTCTTATGCCGGGGTTACCAATAAACTCCTGGCAAAGAAAGCTTGTAAGATTTGTGTAGCTTACGACGGAATGGAAAAGTTCTTCCCTGCCGACAAGATTATCGTGACGGGAAATCCTGTCCGCCAAAATCTGACAAAAGATAGACCGTCTAAAGAAGAAGCATTGCGTTCTTTCAACTTGCAATCCGGCAAAAAGACGATTCTGATTGTAGGTGGCAGCTTGGGTGCACGCACCATCAACAACACGCTGACAGCCGAACTGACAACCATCAAAGAAAATACGGACATACAATTCATCTGGCAAACGGGCAAATACTATTACCCGCAAGTGAAAGAAGCCGTGAAAGCTGTAGGAGAACTTCCGAACTTATATGTAACAGATTTCATCAAAGACATGGCAGCCGCTTATGCAGCAGCCGATCTCGTGATCTCCCGTGCGGGAGCGGGTTCCATTTCAGAATTCTGCCTGTTACATAAACCTGTTATTTTAGTGCCTTCACCCAATGTGGCAGAAGATCACCAAACAAAGAATGCCTTAGCATTGGTAAACAAGCAGGCAGCTGTCTACGTTAAAGACAGTGAAGCGGAAACGACCCTGATGAATGTGGCATTATCCACCGTCAATGACGAACAAAAACTGAAAGCACTGACAGAAAATATCGCCAAGCTGGCTTTGCCTGATTCTGCGAGAATCATCGCACAGGAGGTCATCAAACTGGCAGAAACTAAGAACAGATAAATAGATTATCGGATTGCACGATGTGAAGTAGCGGCATAGCCAGGAATCAAACGATGTAATCCGTACTAAATAAAAATAAAAGGAATGAATATAGAAACGATAAAATCAGTCTATTTCGTAGGTGCCGGTGGCATCGGTATGAGTGCACTTGTACGCTACTTTCTTTTCAAAGGAAAGGTAGTGGCCGGATATGACCGTACTCCTACTCCATTGACAGAAACACTGATCGCTGAAGGCGCACAAATACATTATGAAGAAAATGTCGACCTGATTCCCGAAGCCTGCAAAGACAAGGAAAGCACGTTAGTCATATACACGCCCGCCGTTCCGCAGGAACACGAAGAAATCGTTTATTTCCGCAACAACGGATTCGAAATACAAAAACGAGCCCAAGTATTGGGAACTATTACCCATTCGAGCAAAGGTCTGTGCGTAGCAGGCACTCACGGTAAAACAACCACATCGACCATGACAGCCCATCTGCTCCATCAGTCGCACGTGGAATGTACCGCTTTTCTCGGAGGAATCTCAAAGAATTACAGCACCAACCTGCTGCTCTCTCAAGCAAGCCCTTACACAGTGATTGAAGCGGATGAATTTGACCGTTCTTTCCACTGGCTGTCACCTTATATGAGCGTAATTACATCTACCGATCCCGACCATTTGGACATCTACGGCACAGAACAAGCCTACTTGGAAAGTTTCGAGCATTATACCACGCTTATCCAACCGGGTGGCACACTGATTATCCGCAAAGGTATCTCCCTGCAACCGAAAGTGCAGCCGGGCGTTCGTGTCTACACTTACTCACGTGACGAAGGCGATTTCCATGCAGACAACATCCGCATCGGAAACGGGGATATATTCATCGACTTTGTTGCTCCGGACACCCGTATCGACAACATCCAACTGGGAGTTCCGGTTAGCATCAACATAGAAAACAGCGTAGCCGCCATAGCATTGGCACACCTTAATGGAGTGACCGATGAAGAAATTAAAAGAGGTATGGCTAGTTTCCGCGGAGTAGACCGCCGGTTCGACTTCAAGATCAAGAACGACCGAATTGTCTTTTTGAGTGACTATGCCCACCATCCCTCTGAAATTAAACAGAGTGTGTTGTCTATACGCGAACTGTACAAGGATAAGAAGATCACAGCCATCTTCCAGCCACATCTTTATACTCGTACCCGCGACTTTTATCAGGATTTTGCCGATAGCCTGTCGCTACTGGACGAAGTGATTCTGGTAGACATCTATCCGGCACGTGAAACACCAATTCCTGGCGTCACCAGCAAACTGATTTATGATAATCTCCGTCCGGGCATTGAAAAAAGTATGTGCAAAAAGGAAGATATCCTGAACATTCTGAAAGATAAAAACATGGAAGTATTAATCACTTTGGGAGCTGGAGACATCGACAACTATGTCCCTGAAATAAAGAAACTATTAGAAAATAAAATGAATAAATAATAACCCGGCCATCTGTCCGAAACAGTGCAGCCATTTTAATCTTTAATTTTTAATTATGATTAAAAGAATTCTTCTATCCATCGTCATGCTGGTGCTTATAGCCTACCTCACCGTAGCTATCACCGCATTCAACCGCAAGCCTGCCGACCAGACCTGCCGTGACATGGAATTGGTTATCAAAGATACCGCATACGCCGGCTTCATCACCAAAGAAGAGCTGAAAGGTATCCTTCAGCACAAAGGGATCTACCCCATCGGGAAGAAGATGGAGCGCATCTCTACCAAGTCACTGGAGCGGGAACTAAGCAAACATCCATTGATTGACGAAACCGAATGTTACAAAACACCCAGCGGCAAAGTATGCGTGGAAGTGACACAACGTATTCCTATTCTTCGGGTGATGAGTTCCAACGGTCAGAATTACTACCTTGACAACAAAGGAACTGTCATGCCACCGGAAGCAAAATGCGTCGCTCACCGGGTAATTGTCACCGGAAACGTAGAAAAGTCGTTTGCAATGAGGGATTTATATAAGTTTGGTGTATTTTTGCATAATAATAAATTCTGGGATGCCCAGATAGAACAGATTCACGTGTTGCCCGACCAAAGCATCGAATTGGTGCCGCGTGTGGGAAACCATCTCGTCTATCTCGGAAAACTGGAAAACTTTGAAGATAAACTGGCACGTTTGAAAGAGTTCTACAAGAAAGGACTTAATCGGGTAGGCTGGAATAAATATTCGCGCATCAATCTCGAATTCAATAACCAGATTATCTGCACTAAACGAGAATAGATAATAAATGATAGTTGATAATAGATAGTTGAAAGATGATGAGTGAACAATCTTTTTTCAATTGTAAATCGTAAATAAATATATATGGCAACAACAGAATTTATCGCCGCTATTGAACTTGGTTCATCGAAGATAACCGGTGTGGCCGGAAGAAAGAACAGTGACGGAAGCATGCAGGTATTAGCCTATGCCCAAGAAGACTCTTCTACGTTCATTCGTAAAGGAGTTATTTTCAATCTGGACAAAACGGCGCAAAGCCTGACTTCAATCATCAACAGACTGGAAGGTGAGTTGAAAAACTCAATTGCCAAGGTATATGTAGGCATCGGCGGACAATCACTCCGCACCGTCCGCAATGTAGTAAGCCGTGACCTGGAGGAAGAAGCTATCATATCCGAAGAGCTTGTTAGCGCTATCGGTGATGAGAACATTGCCGTCCCGGTGGTCGATATGGATATATTGGATGTAGCTCCACAAGAATATAAAGTAGGCAATAACCTGCAAGCCAATCCGGTAGGTCTGGTCGGAAGCCACATCGAAGGACGTTTTCTCAATATCGTTGCCCGTGCTTCCGTGCGCAAGAACCTGGAACATTGTTTCCAGCAGGCTAAAATCGACATTGCCGACCAGTTGATCGCCCCGTTAGTAACAGCTAACGCCGTACTGACAGAAAGCGAACGCCGTTCAGGTTGTGCACTGATCGACTTCGGAGCCGATACGACTACTATCTCTGTATATAAGAATAACATTCTCCGCTTCCTCACCGTATTGCCGTTGGGAGGCAATAGCATCACACGTGACATCACCACCCTGCAAATGGAGGAAGAAGAAGCCGAACGCCTGAAAAAAGCCTATGGTGACGTCCTTTACGAAGAAGACCCCGAACAAGAGAAAGAAGCTACTTGCAAACTGGATGATGATAACCGTATCATCAAAGTGGCAGATCTTAATAATATCATCGAAGCCCGTGCCGAAGAAATCGTTGCCAACGTATGGAACCAGATTCAGCTATCCGGCTACGAAGACAAACTGCTGGCAGGACTTATCCTGACAGGAGGAGCCGCCAACCTGAAAAACTTGGACAAGACCTTGCGCAAACGCAGCAAGATAGAGAAGATACGGATGGCGAAACTTCCACGTAATACGGTTCATGCACCCGGCAATATACTAAGAAAAGACGGTTCACAGAACACATTGTTCGGTCTCCTATTTGAAGGAAACCAAAACTGTTGCCTGATAGAAACCGCTCCACAAACTGCTGCACCTACACCGTCAGTCTCCAAACCGGAGCCGGAAGTGCATAAGACGGCAGATATATTTGAAGACGATCAGGAACTGAAGGAACAGACCCGCCTCGCCCGCCTCAAGAAAGAGGAAGAAGAGCGTGAAGCCAAGTTGGCTGCCAAAGAAGCGGAAAAACTTCGCAAGCAAAAGGAAAAGGAAGAGAAGGAAAGACAAAAAAGAGAAGCCGGTCCGAGCTGGATTCAGCGCAAGATCGCCTCGTTGACGCAAGAAATCTTTTCCGACGACGATATGAAGTAACCGTCATCGGCTTGTTAATCAATATTCATCATTCGTAATTCATAATTCAATCAAGATATGGACGAGATAGTACAATTCGATTTCCCGACAGATTCACCGAAGATCATCAAAGTGATTGGTGTAGGTGGTGGTGGTGGTAACGCTGTAAACCACATGTATCGGGAAGGCATCCATGATGTAACGTTCGTTCTTTGCAACACGGACAACCAGGCATTGGCCGAATCACCTGTCCCGGTGAAACTGCAATTGGGCCGTAGCATCACACAAGGACTTGGAGCCGGCAACCGTCCCGAACGGGCACGCGATGCTGCCGAAGAGAGTATAGAAGATATCAGAAACCAACTGAACGATGGCACCAAGATGGTATTCATCACTGCCGGAATGGGAGGAGGAACCGGAACAGGAGCTGCACCGGTCATCGCTCGCATTGCAAAGGAAATGGATATTCTGACGGTCGGCATCGTCACCATCCCCTTTATCTTCGAAGGAGAAAAGAAAATCATACAGGCACTGGACGGTGTAGAACGTATCGCCCAGCATGTTGATGCCCTATTGGTTATCAATAACGAACGCCTGCGCGAAATATATGCCGACCTAACCTTTATGAATGCTTTCGGTAAAGCTGATGACACTCTTTCCATCGCAGCCAAGAGCATTGCCGAGATTATCACCATGCGTGGTACGGTTAACCTCGACTTTGCTGATGTGAAGACCATCCTAAAAGATGGCGGAGTGGCTATCATGAGTACCGGATTCGGTGAAGGAGAAAATCGTGTGACAAAAGCAATCGACGATGCACTGCACTCTCCACTGCTCAACAACAACGATATTTTCAACGCTAAAAAGGTTATGTTGAATGTTTCTTTCTGCCCGTCATCCGAGCTGATGATGGAGGAGATGAACGAGATACACGAGTTCATGAGCAAATTCCGTGAAGGAGTGGAAGTGATCTGGGGGGTTGCCATCGACAACTCGCTGGATACAAAAGTAAAGATCACCGTATTAGCAACCGGATTCGGTGTAGAAGACGTCCCCGGAATGGACAGCCTGCATGCTGCCCGCAGCCAGGAAGAGGAAGAACGCCAACTGCAACTGGAGGAGGAAAAAGAGAAGAACAAAGAACGCATCCGCAAGGCATACGGCGAAAGCGCCAGCAATATCGGAAGCAAAAACCTCCGCAAACGCCGCCACATCTATCTTTTCAACACGGAAGATTTGGACAACGACGATATCATAGCCATGGTAGAAGATTCTCCTACGTATATGCGTGATAAGACAACTCTCACCAGAATCCGGACGAAAGCCGCATTAGAAGAGGAAATCGCTACGGAAGATGCTACGGATAACAACGGTGTGATTACATTCTCTTAAGAACAAAAATTATAGACTCGCAGAATCAGGCTTCAGATCTAATTTTTAATCTTTAATTTTTAATTATAATAGTATGGATTTATTCGATCAAGTCAGCGAAGACATTAAAAACGCAATGAAGGCGAAAGATAAAGTAGCCCTTGAAACTTTGAGAAATATAAAGAAGTTCTTCCTTGAAGCCAAAACCGCTCCGGGAGCTAACGATACACTGACGGATGATGCTGCTCTGAAGATTATCCAAAAACTTGTAAAACAAGGCAAAGATTCTGCTGAAATCTATATCGGACAGGGGCGTCAGGATTTGGCTGATGTAGAATTGGGGCAGGTAGCCGTTATGGAAAAATACCTGCCGAAACAAATGACTGCCGAAGAACTGGAAGCCGCATTGAAGGAAATTATCGCAGAGACAGGTGCTACGAGCGGTAAAGATATGGGTAAGGTAATGGGAGTTGCCTCCAAGAAGTTGGCAGGACTTGCAGAAGGACGTGCCATTTCTGCAAAAGTAAAAGAACTTTTGGGATAACTTCCGGAACTTTCACGATACCGTTGCAGATGTGTGCAAGATATTTTATCTTACACACATCTGCAACTTTCTTTAAATACGGCATTCACCACCTTCACCACTCTGAAACATCAATGAATAAAAGGATTTCGGGTGAAGGGCT contains these protein-coding regions:
- a CDS encoding FtsW/RodA/SpoVE family cell cycle protein, with product MDLLKNIFKGDKVIWIIFLCLCLISIIEVFSAASTLTYKSGDHWGPITQHSIILMVGAVVVIFLHNVPYKWFQVFPVFLYPISLVLLAFVTLMGIITGDRVNGAARWMTFMGLQFQPSELAKMAVIIAVSFILSKKQDEYGANPNAFKHIMILTGLVFLLIAPENLSTAMLLFGVVCMMMFIGRVSAKKLFGMLGILGVVGVVVVGILMAIPAKTLHNTPGLHRFETWQNRFSGFFEKEEVPAAKFDIDKDAQVAHAHIAIATSHVIGKGPGNSVQRDFLSQAFSDFIFAIVIEEMGLIGGIFVVFLYLWLLMRAGRIAQKCERTFPAFLVMGIALLLVSQAILNMMVAVGLFPVTGQPLPLISKGGTSTLINCAYIGMILSVSRYTAHLEEQKMHDAQIQLQIEADAVTDSEAQTAAEPTAQILNSDAKFEDEHDSSNNER
- the murG gene encoding undecaprenyldiphospho-muramoylpentapeptide beta-N-acetylglucosaminyltransferase, with amino-acid sequence MEQKLKIIISGGGTGGHIFPAVSIANAIIELRPDTEILFVGAEGRMEMQRVPDAGYRIIGLPIAGFDRKCLWKNVAVLIKLMRSQWKARKVIKDFRPQVAVGVGGYASGPTLKTAGMMGVPTLIQEQNSYAGVTNKLLAKKACKICVAYDGMEKFFPADKIIVTGNPVRQNLTKDRPSKEEALRSFNLQSGKKTILIVGGSLGARTINNTLTAELTTIKENTDIQFIWQTGKYYYPQVKEAVKAVGELPNLYVTDFIKDMAAAYAAADLVISRAGAGSISEFCLLHKPVILVPSPNVAEDHQTKNALALVNKQAAVYVKDSEAETTLMNVALSTVNDEQKLKALTENIAKLALPDSARIIAQEVIKLAETKNR
- the murC gene encoding UDP-N-acetylmuramate--L-alanine ligase, translating into MNIETIKSVYFVGAGGIGMSALVRYFLFKGKVVAGYDRTPTPLTETLIAEGAQIHYEENVDLIPEACKDKESTLVIYTPAVPQEHEEIVYFRNNGFEIQKRAQVLGTITHSSKGLCVAGTHGKTTTSTMTAHLLHQSHVECTAFLGGISKNYSTNLLLSQASPYTVIEADEFDRSFHWLSPYMSVITSTDPDHLDIYGTEQAYLESFEHYTTLIQPGGTLIIRKGISLQPKVQPGVRVYTYSRDEGDFHADNIRIGNGDIFIDFVAPDTRIDNIQLGVPVSINIENSVAAIALAHLNGVTDEEIKRGMASFRGVDRRFDFKIKNDRIVFLSDYAHHPSEIKQSVLSIRELYKDKKITAIFQPHLYTRTRDFYQDFADSLSLLDEVILVDIYPARETPIPGVTSKLIYDNLRPGIEKSMCKKEDILNILKDKNMEVLITLGAGDIDNYVPEIKKLLENKMNK
- a CDS encoding cell division protein FtsQ/DivIB codes for the protein MIKRILLSIVMLVLIAYLTVAITAFNRKPADQTCRDMELVIKDTAYAGFITKEELKGILQHKGIYPIGKKMERISTKSLERELSKHPLIDETECYKTPSGKVCVEVTQRIPILRVMSSNGQNYYLDNKGTVMPPEAKCVAHRVIVTGNVEKSFAMRDLYKFGVFLHNNKFWDAQIEQIHVLPDQSIELVPRVGNHLVYLGKLENFEDKLARLKEFYKKGLNRVGWNKYSRINLEFNNQIICTKRE
- the ftsA gene encoding cell division protein FtsA encodes the protein MATTEFIAAIELGSSKITGVAGRKNSDGSMQVLAYAQEDSSTFIRKGVIFNLDKTAQSLTSIINRLEGELKNSIAKVYVGIGGQSLRTVRNVVSRDLEEEAIISEELVSAIGDENIAVPVVDMDILDVAPQEYKVGNNLQANPVGLVGSHIEGRFLNIVARASVRKNLEHCFQQAKIDIADQLIAPLVTANAVLTESERRSGCALIDFGADTTTISVYKNNILRFLTVLPLGGNSITRDITTLQMEEEEAERLKKAYGDVLYEEDPEQEKEATCKLDDDNRIIKVADLNNIIEARAEEIVANVWNQIQLSGYEDKLLAGLILTGGAANLKNLDKTLRKRSKIEKIRMAKLPRNTVHAPGNILRKDGSQNTLFGLLFEGNQNCCLIETAPQTAAPTPSVSKPEPEVHKTADIFEDDQELKEQTRLARLKKEEEEREAKLAAKEAEKLRKQKEKEEKERQKREAGPSWIQRKIASLTQEIFSDDDMK
- the ftsZ gene encoding cell division protein FtsZ; the protein is MDEIVQFDFPTDSPKIIKVIGVGGGGGNAVNHMYREGIHDVTFVLCNTDNQALAESPVPVKLQLGRSITQGLGAGNRPERARDAAEESIEDIRNQLNDGTKMVFITAGMGGGTGTGAAPVIARIAKEMDILTVGIVTIPFIFEGEKKIIQALDGVERIAQHVDALLVINNERLREIYADLTFMNAFGKADDTLSIAAKSIAEIITMRGTVNLDFADVKTILKDGGVAIMSTGFGEGENRVTKAIDDALHSPLLNNNDIFNAKKVMLNVSFCPSSELMMEEMNEIHEFMSKFREGVEVIWGVAIDNSLDTKVKITVLATGFGVEDVPGMDSLHAARSQEEEERQLQLEEEKEKNKERIRKAYGESASNIGSKNLRKRRHIYLFNTEDLDNDDIIAMVEDSPTYMRDKTTLTRIRTKAALEEEIATEDATDNNGVITFS
- a CDS encoding GatB/YqeY domain-containing protein; translated protein: MDLFDQVSEDIKNAMKAKDKVALETLRNIKKFFLEAKTAPGANDTLTDDAALKIIQKLVKQGKDSAEIYIGQGRQDLADVELGQVAVMEKYLPKQMTAEELEAALKEIIAETGATSGKDMGKVMGVASKKLAGLAEGRAISAKVKELLG